In Longimicrobiales bacterium, a single genomic region encodes these proteins:
- a CDS encoding M24 family metallopeptidase, whose amino-acid sequence MSDALLCTQEGVERVQAALCDQGLDGWLLYEFHHLNPIPVTLLGLGKTTRRAFVLIPAEGEPVAMIHAIEASSWRHWPFGRKSYSGWRDMEEQIAELVEGRARLAMEVSPGAAVPTLDYVPAGIAGVLLGHGVEISSSGDLISQFHSVLSDKQLDDHRQASEIVKDVARRAFDFAADAIRAAAPMTEGAVSEWIVLELNAAGLVDQVSCIVAIGPRASDSHYAPIGDGETIKRGDLLLIDLWGSFEGSVAADQTWMGIMASSVDTRTQEIWEAVRDARDAAVTFLQERSDAGEEVKGFEVDDVSRAVITERGYGEYFVHRTGHSIDTDLHGSGPNLDNLESRDDRRLLPGVAFSIEPGIYITDDIGVRSEINVHWGVEGPEVTPLEYQTEIFLLLDD is encoded by the coding sequence ATGAGTGACGCATTGTTGTGCACACAGGAAGGTGTTGAGCGGGTCCAAGCCGCGCTTTGCGATCAGGGGCTTGATGGCTGGTTGTTGTACGAGTTCCATCATTTGAATCCCATTCCCGTCACACTGCTTGGGCTAGGCAAGACTACCCGCCGGGCCTTTGTGCTCATTCCGGCTGAGGGGGAGCCCGTGGCGATGATTCACGCCATCGAAGCCTCGTCCTGGCGGCACTGGCCCTTCGGTCGAAAGAGCTACTCCGGCTGGAGGGACATGGAGGAGCAAATCGCGGAACTGGTCGAGGGTCGAGCACGACTGGCCATGGAGGTGTCGCCAGGTGCAGCGGTGCCTACGCTCGACTACGTGCCTGCCGGAATCGCGGGTGTCCTGCTCGGGCACGGGGTCGAGATCTCGAGTTCAGGTGATCTGATCTCGCAGTTCCACTCTGTCCTTTCCGACAAGCAACTCGACGATCACCGGCAAGCTTCTGAAATCGTAAAGGACGTCGCTCGACGTGCCTTTGACTTTGCCGCAGATGCCATTCGCGCGGCCGCACCGATGACGGAAGGTGCGGTGTCGGAGTGGATCGTTTTGGAGCTCAATGCTGCGGGGCTGGTCGATCAGGTGTCGTGCATCGTCGCGATCGGGCCACGCGCCTCGGATTCTCACTACGCTCCGATTGGTGATGGGGAGACGATCAAGCGTGGGGACCTTCTTCTGATCGACCTCTGGGGGTCCTTCGAAGGTTCTGTAGCGGCAGATCAGACGTGGATGGGCATCATGGCATCGTCGGTCGACACCCGGACTCAGGAGATCTGGGAAGCGGTCCGTGATGCACGTGACGCTGCCGTGACGTTCTTGCAGGAGCGGTCCGATGCCGGCGAGGAGGTCAAGGGCTTCGAGGTGGACGACGTCTCGAGAGCGGTCATCACCGAGCGCGGATATGGCGAGTATTTTGTCCACCGTACGGGCCACTCCATCGACACCGACCTGCACGGCAGTGGTCCGAACTTGGACAATCTAGAGAGCCGAGATGACAGACGCCTCCTGCCTGGCGTGGCATTCTCGATCGAGCCCGGGATCTACATCACCGATGATATCGGTGTGAGAAGTGAGATCAACGTCCATTGGGGCGTTGAGGGCCCAGAGGTCACACCCCTAGAGTATCAGACCGAAATCTTCTTGCTACTGGACGATTGA
- the priA gene encoding primosomal protein N' gives MRSSVRVDVALPLPIYRTFTYRVDGVAPPVGTRVLVPFRQEERIGWVVGPGSDAMIDRIKPVLAVLDETPTVPPDLLELCRWIASYYVAPLGIVLKSALPAVLSDVSRDMVTLQPGPSKGLRGRETKLLDWLSTKDGPQRVKSMRKALGMGSVWPEIRSLTARGLLHHETVAPPPPSVKTRRTVTLVRHLETLAEREEAFGRAGRQREAYEYLEAGGGAAELSRLTGTEGFSRPVITGLEEKGLVSVTDEEEYRDPFSNTPVVPPPNFTLTDHQRVALDELTSALGVEKPRPFLLQGITGSGKTLVYIELLRKVLAQGRTAIVLVPEISLTPQTVTRFRSHFGDEVAVLHSGLSDGERYDAWRRLRRGERRIAVGARSALFAPLENIGAIVVDEEHDGSYKQSDAPRYHARDLAVVRAHAHGAICVLGSATPSLETWHNANTGKFGRLLLPERAGGGSLPEVRLVDLRTERKKRGGGDSRGQVKGRRSERGAGVLSKELVEAVDERLRKEEQVILLLNRRGYSAFVQCRECGEVEQCENCSISLTYHKVTQRIVCHHCRFEAAAPSRCPRCGSDDLSFRGLGTEQVERIATETFPTARIARMDVDTTSGKWAHQRILERVERLEVDILLGTQMIAKGLDFPRVTLVGVVNADVGMNLPDFRASERTFQLLSQVAGRAGRSSLGGEVLIQTSLPDHYAIRAAVTHDLETFAKRELSERAHPSYPPHVRVINVVISSPDQLLAASAAEGAAGWMRRGLTGQVASSGEASQAAGQVEIVGPAPAPIERLHGRWRWHFLLRGSSPAALGHAARALAEYHRLPSGDVRLSLDRDPVAVL, from the coding sequence GTGCGGTCGTCTGTTCGAGTCGACGTCGCGCTTCCGCTTCCTATTTATAGGACCTTTACCTATCGGGTCGATGGAGTAGCTCCCCCGGTGGGGACGCGTGTACTCGTGCCGTTCCGCCAAGAGGAACGCATCGGGTGGGTGGTCGGACCGGGTAGTGATGCAATGATTGATCGTATCAAGCCTGTCTTGGCGGTCCTCGACGAGACTCCGACCGTTCCGCCCGATCTCCTCGAGCTTTGTCGATGGATCGCGTCGTACTACGTCGCCCCGCTGGGCATCGTTCTGAAATCAGCTCTTCCCGCTGTGTTGTCGGATGTGTCCCGCGACATGGTGACGCTCCAGCCGGGCCCTAGCAAAGGGCTTCGCGGGCGGGAAACAAAGCTCCTTGACTGGCTCTCGACGAAGGACGGTCCGCAGCGGGTCAAATCGATGCGAAAGGCCTTGGGCATGGGCTCCGTCTGGCCTGAAATCCGATCACTGACTGCTCGGGGCCTTCTACACCACGAGACCGTAGCCCCGCCGCCGCCTTCGGTGAAGACCCGCCGGACTGTGACGTTGGTCCGGCATCTTGAGACCCTCGCGGAGCGCGAAGAGGCGTTTGGTCGAGCGGGTCGGCAGAGAGAGGCCTACGAATACCTAGAGGCCGGCGGAGGTGCAGCCGAACTATCTCGCCTGACGGGCACCGAGGGCTTCAGTCGGCCCGTGATCACAGGACTTGAGGAGAAAGGGCTCGTGTCCGTGACGGACGAGGAGGAGTACCGGGATCCTTTCTCCAATACCCCAGTGGTGCCGCCGCCCAACTTCACCCTCACCGATCACCAACGCGTTGCGCTCGACGAACTGACATCGGCTCTCGGTGTCGAAAAGCCTAGGCCTTTTCTCCTGCAGGGCATCACGGGCTCGGGCAAGACGCTCGTGTACATCGAGCTGCTGCGCAAAGTGTTGGCTCAGGGGCGCACGGCCATCGTGCTCGTGCCCGAGATCTCTCTCACCCCGCAGACGGTGACCCGTTTTCGCTCACACTTCGGCGACGAAGTTGCTGTGCTTCACTCGGGACTCTCCGACGGCGAACGATACGATGCCTGGCGCCGCCTTCGACGAGGCGAGCGTCGGATCGCTGTGGGAGCGCGTTCAGCCTTGTTTGCGCCCCTGGAGAACATCGGTGCGATCGTCGTTGATGAGGAGCATGACGGGAGCTATAAGCAGTCGGACGCTCCGCGGTACCACGCGCGCGATCTTGCTGTCGTTCGTGCCCACGCTCACGGGGCGATCTGCGTTCTCGGGAGTGCCACCCCGTCACTCGAAACATGGCATAACGCGAACACCGGAAAGTTTGGGAGATTGCTCCTGCCGGAACGCGCCGGTGGAGGGAGCCTGCCTGAGGTCCGGCTTGTCGATCTGCGCACGGAGCGGAAGAAGCGAGGAGGAGGGGATTCCAGAGGTCAGGTGAAGGGCCGGCGATCGGAGCGTGGGGCCGGCGTGCTGTCCAAAGAGCTGGTGGAGGCCGTGGACGAGAGGCTCCGTAAGGAAGAGCAGGTCATACTTCTGCTCAACCGAAGGGGTTACTCGGCATTCGTTCAGTGCCGGGAGTGCGGTGAGGTCGAGCAGTGCGAGAACTGCTCTATCTCGCTCACCTACCACAAGGTCACGCAACGGATCGTGTGTCATCACTGTCGCTTTGAGGCCGCGGCGCCGAGTCGTTGCCCACGTTGCGGGTCCGATGACCTGTCATTTCGCGGTCTCGGTACGGAACAGGTCGAGCGAATCGCCACCGAGACCTTCCCGACCGCGCGTATCGCCCGAATGGATGTCGACACGACGTCGGGCAAGTGGGCCCACCAGCGTATTCTGGAGCGGGTTGAGCGGCTCGAAGTCGACATTCTCCTCGGCACACAGATGATCGCGAAAGGACTCGACTTCCCGCGGGTCACACTGGTGGGCGTCGTCAACGCGGACGTCGGGATGAATCTCCCCGACTTCAGGGCGAGCGAGCGCACCTTCCAACTCCTCAGTCAGGTGGCAGGCCGAGCAGGTAGGAGCTCGCTTGGAGGCGAGGTCTTGATTCAGACGTCGCTGCCTGATCACTACGCGATTCGGGCCGCGGTCACGCATGACCTCGAGACGTTCGCGAAGCGCGAACTCTCAGAGCGCGCGCACCCGAGCTATCCGCCGCACGTGCGAGTCATCAATGTGGTCATCAGCAGTCCCGACCAACTTCTGGCGGCGAGCGCGGCCGAGGGTGCGGCCGGGTGGATGCGCCGAGGGCTGACGGGACAGGTCGCGTCGTCTGGTGAGGCCAGCCAAGCGGCAGGTCAGGTCGAGATCGTTGGCCCGGCTCCCGCCCCGATCGAGCGACTGCATGGCCGCTGGCGGTGGCACTTCCTGCTCCGTGGGAGCTCCCCGGCGGCACTTGGGCACGCGGCTCGGGCTCTGGCCGAGTATCACCGGCTACCGTCCGGAGACGTCAGGTTGTCCCTGGACCGGGATCCCGTGGCGGTTCTGTAG
- a CDS encoding HNH endonuclease, translated as MGCLALNASFEPLTIVPTRRAVRLVLDGKAEILEQEELRTYRSARRSVPCPSVIRLVRYVHVPYRFRRQVTNTFLFARDEYTCQYCGRHRSDLRGRQVLTRDHIVPVSRGGENRWDNVVTSCSSCNNRKADRLPREVGLHLRSEPTEPNYVHLVWVVRRVTNTQSKYIQMFYGQDALDAVDLDSSWLDSESPPQSSSQA; from the coding sequence TTGGGCTGCCTTGCACTGAACGCATCATTTGAGCCGTTGACGATCGTCCCGACCAGGCGTGCGGTTCGCCTCGTGCTCGACGGGAAGGCTGAGATCCTAGAGCAGGAAGAACTTCGTACTTACCGGTCGGCGCGACGCTCCGTTCCTTGTCCGTCCGTGATTCGGCTCGTCCGCTATGTGCACGTCCCGTACCGGTTCAGGCGTCAGGTCACGAACACATTCCTCTTTGCCCGCGATGAGTACACTTGCCAGTACTGTGGCCGGCATCGGAGCGACCTGCGCGGCCGGCAGGTTCTGACCCGAGATCACATCGTACCGGTCTCACGGGGCGGTGAGAATCGGTGGGACAACGTCGTGACCAGCTGCTCATCCTGTAACAACCGGAAAGCAGACCGGCTGCCGCGCGAGGTTGGATTGCACCTGCGCTCGGAGCCAACTGAGCCAAATTACGTACACTTGGTGTGGGTCGTCCGCCGGGTCACCAACACGCAGTCGAAGTACATCCAGATGTTCTATGGCCAGGATGCGCTCGATGCAGTGGACCTTGACTCCTCTTGGCTCGACTCGGAGAGCCCGCCCCAGTCTTCTAGCCAAGCATAA
- a CDS encoding TolC family protein: MKNVVRGYSLPLACALVCSAFALPEAVGAQQSISLDEALDRALIRSPVMAQQQQSVDNAYLTRKTTWATFLPSLSASGSGSLRSAQTFNDATGVLESGSSDSYGAGFSGSWTVFEGTRRFREYDAAKADVRAAEARYADSRFLVTLQTKNAFFNALRQADLLEVLVERVAQAEQNMAIVRTRTLVGEATVSDSLRARLDVMNAEQAVLQGQTSVRAARFALGRQIGMAEPVLPLRPGDLDPTQLPLTEDEIMRLAESVSPRVIAAKEATVAAGANVSSAKTVYIPSLRMSSGYNWSNQTVSFSGGNTSWNMSLSMSYPIFNGFQRETSIDRAQYVQRVTSLRENDARLAAREEADAALQNLLTAEQAIVIAEGAALVAAEDLRVVRERYAVGAATILDILVSQNAVTQSDVDVITTRYDYILARAELEAILGREL, encoded by the coding sequence ATGAAGAATGTGGTAAGAGGATATTCCCTCCCATTGGCCTGTGCCTTGGTGTGCAGCGCCTTCGCCTTACCGGAAGCTGTCGGTGCCCAGCAGAGCATCTCACTCGACGAGGCCCTCGATCGGGCACTCATTCGCAGTCCGGTCATGGCGCAGCAGCAGCAATCAGTCGACAACGCGTATCTGACGCGGAAGACCACGTGGGCGACGTTTCTACCATCGCTGAGCGCGAGTGGCTCCGGGTCTTTACGCAGTGCGCAGACCTTCAACGACGCGACCGGCGTGCTTGAGTCCGGAAGCTCCGATTCCTACGGAGCCGGGTTCTCAGGCAGCTGGACCGTATTTGAGGGCACGCGGCGATTCCGTGAGTACGATGCGGCCAAGGCAGATGTCCGTGCCGCGGAAGCTCGATATGCGGACTCCCGCTTTTTGGTCACACTCCAGACAAAAAATGCGTTTTTCAACGCCCTGCGGCAGGCTGACCTGTTAGAGGTTCTGGTTGAGCGGGTCGCGCAGGCGGAACAGAACATGGCCATCGTCCGCACACGGACGCTTGTTGGCGAGGCCACCGTATCTGACTCCCTGCGTGCGCGTCTCGACGTCATGAACGCTGAGCAGGCGGTGCTTCAGGGGCAGACATCGGTCAGGGCGGCTCGCTTTGCACTCGGTCGACAGATTGGGATGGCGGAGCCCGTCCTGCCACTGCGTCCCGGGGATCTTGATCCGACACAGCTTCCATTGACTGAAGACGAGATCATGCGGCTTGCCGAATCGGTCTCCCCCCGAGTGATTGCGGCTAAGGAGGCCACGGTTGCGGCCGGAGCCAACGTGTCGTCGGCCAAGACGGTGTATATCCCCAGTCTTCGCATGTCATCGGGGTACAACTGGTCGAACCAGACCGTGTCGTTCAGCGGTGGCAACACCAGCTGGAACATGTCGCTCAGCATGAGCTACCCGATATTCAACGGCTTCCAGCGTGAAACAAGTATCGATCGGGCTCAGTACGTACAGAGAGTGACGTCGCTTCGGGAGAACGACGCGCGGCTTGCTGCACGGGAAGAAGCAGATGCTGCGCTTCAGAATCTTCTGACGGCTGAACAGGCGATTGTAATTGCAGAAGGCGCCGCATTGGTAGCAGCAGAGGATCTCCGTGTCGTCCGCGAGCGTTATGCGGTCGGAGCAGCGACGATTCTCGACATCCTCGTGAGTCAGAACGCCGTGACGCAGTCGGACGTGGACGTGATCACCACGAGGTATGACTACATCCTGGCCCGAGCTGAGCTCGAGGCGATTCTGGGGAGGGAATTGTGA
- a CDS encoding ABC transporter ATP-binding protein has translation MIRTQGLTKHYVLGAETVRACREIDLLIERGEFVAIMGPSGSGKSTFMNMIGCLDTPTSGEYWLNDQPVSSLSDDQLARVRNREIGFVFQTFNLLPRATALHNVELPLIYAGVGKKERRRRATEKLELVGLGDRMGHKPPEMSGGQRQRVAVARALVNEPALLLADEPTGNLDSVTSDSIMRQLGELNQAGQTIVIVTHEHDIALHARRQVHLKDGLIERDFLNEPMETPV, from the coding sequence ATCATTCGCACACAGGGACTGACGAAGCATTACGTACTCGGGGCCGAGACGGTTCGTGCCTGTCGAGAAATTGATCTCCTCATCGAGAGGGGCGAATTCGTCGCGATCATGGGCCCGTCCGGTTCTGGAAAGTCGACCTTCATGAACATGATCGGCTGCCTAGACACCCCGACTTCTGGCGAATATTGGCTGAATGATCAGCCGGTGAGTTCGCTCTCCGATGATCAACTCGCGAGGGTTCGTAACCGCGAGATCGGATTTGTCTTTCAGACCTTCAATCTTCTGCCCCGCGCCACTGCGCTTCACAATGTCGAACTCCCGCTGATTTATGCGGGCGTTGGAAAGAAGGAACGTAGACGCAGGGCTACCGAGAAGCTTGAGTTAGTGGGACTTGGTGATCGTATGGGCCACAAGCCTCCGGAAATGTCAGGCGGTCAGCGCCAACGTGTCGCGGTGGCACGAGCGCTGGTGAACGAGCCGGCCCTTCTCCTAGCAGATGAACCAACAGGCAATCTCGACTCAGTTACCAGTGACTCCATCATGCGCCAGCTCGGGGAGCTTAACCAAGCGGGGCAGACGATCGTCATCGTAACACACGAACACGACATTGCACTTCATGCGAGGCGGCAGGTGCACCTGAAAGATGGCTTAATTGAGCGAGATTTTCTCAATGAGCCTATGGAGACTCCAGTATGA
- a CDS encoding efflux RND transporter periplasmic adaptor subunit, with protein sequence MTRFTKNLALASFGFLSVAGCQTGESPEDTGPTLITATASIGDLLIRAEATGTVEPVREVEVKSKASGEVLRLYHDIGAVVTRGTLLAEIDPRDVRNRYNQTEADLAVAQAQLKISEAQLTRQQRLLDAQVITEAEFENATLSFANAQASLVRAQTSFDLAELQVADVSIRAPMDGTILQKNVEEGAVIQSASSNVSGGTALFVMANLADMQVRTLVDETDMGELAPGLIADVRVEAFSDRNFRGVIDKIEPQATVVQNVTMFAVIVSIDNQSGLLKPGMNAEVEVHIDEARNVVVVPNNSIVQRSDVGPAAMALGLDMESIDLTPFMSAGRGGRGGRGGAAAGSRGREARGALESAQGGAPAEGAADASGGGRQGGSGVEDGAAMAQMQGLRAQLEAGEITQDSMRTAMQSLRAAGGFGGRRDGGQLDAGGDAGSGPPEESQPAVVFVLGPDSIPQPRAIRIGLGDWDNTQVVSGLDEGETLVIVGAAQLQAQQQAFLDQMRSRMGGGSPFGSGGGGFGRGR encoded by the coding sequence ATGACGCGGTTCACGAAAAATCTTGCTCTCGCTTCGTTCGGCTTTCTCTCGGTGGCTGGTTGCCAAACTGGCGAGTCCCCTGAGGACACCGGGCCGACACTGATCACTGCGACGGCGTCGATCGGCGATCTGCTGATCCGAGCCGAGGCGACCGGCACGGTGGAGCCGGTCCGCGAAGTGGAAGTGAAATCAAAAGCGTCGGGCGAGGTACTGCGGCTTTATCACGACATCGGGGCCGTCGTTACTCGTGGCACACTGCTCGCCGAAATTGATCCCCGTGACGTCAGGAATCGTTACAACCAGACAGAAGCGGACCTCGCGGTAGCGCAGGCTCAGCTTAAAATCTCCGAAGCGCAGCTCACCCGTCAGCAGCGGCTGTTGGACGCTCAGGTCATTACTGAGGCGGAGTTCGAAAACGCCACGTTGTCCTTTGCGAATGCGCAGGCCTCACTCGTTCGCGCGCAGACGAGCTTCGACCTGGCCGAACTACAGGTGGCAGATGTCAGCATCCGGGCCCCAATGGACGGCACGATTCTCCAGAAGAACGTCGAGGAGGGCGCCGTGATTCAGTCGGCTTCCTCGAACGTCTCCGGGGGAACGGCATTGTTCGTCATGGCGAACCTCGCCGACATGCAGGTGCGCACCCTGGTCGATGAGACTGACATGGGAGAACTGGCGCCAGGCCTGATCGCGGACGTCCGGGTGGAGGCTTTTTCCGATCGGAACTTCCGCGGTGTGATCGACAAGATCGAGCCTCAGGCGACGGTCGTACAGAATGTCACCATGTTCGCTGTCATCGTGTCGATCGATAACCAATCAGGGCTCTTGAAACCCGGCATGAATGCGGAGGTTGAGGTGCACATCGACGAAGCCAGAAACGTCGTTGTTGTGCCGAACAACTCGATTGTGCAAAGGTCAGACGTCGGACCGGCAGCGATGGCACTCGGTCTGGATATGGAGTCGATCGATCTGACTCCGTTCATGAGTGCAGGCCGAGGTGGTCGCGGGGGACGTGGTGGTGCGGCCGCAGGGAGCCGGGGGCGTGAAGCTCGCGGTGCCCTTGAGAGTGCGCAGGGCGGGGCACCTGCTGAGGGAGCGGCGGATGCATCCGGTGGTGGTCGACAGGGAGGCTCAGGAGTTGAAGACGGTGCCGCTATGGCTCAAATGCAGGGACTCCGTGCGCAGTTGGAGGCCGGTGAGATCACTCAGGACTCGATGAGGACTGCCATGCAATCACTCCGAGCAGCGGGTGGATTCGGTGGTCGTCGGGATGGCGGACAATTGGATGCAGGTGGCGATGCCGGAAGCGGCCCTCCGGAAGAGTCGCAGCCCGCGGTCGTGTTCGTACTTGGCCCGGACAGCATTCCTCAGCCCCGTGCGATTCGAATTGGACTCGGTGACTGGGACAACACGCAGGTCGTGAGCGGTCTCGACGAAGGAGAGACACTCGTCATCGTCGGTGCTGCCCAGCTTCAGGCTCAGCAGCAGGCCTTCCTTGACCAGATGCGTTCTCGGATGGGCGGAGGTAGTCCCTTTGGTAGCGGTGGTGGCGGCTTCGGCCGCGGCCGTTAA
- a CDS encoding ABC transporter permease produces MLVFEIIMVAMSAVRANVMRSILTTLGIVIGIAAVITMVALGEGAQQRVEQQISRMGTSILTIRPGQQMFGGVSRGDAELSIEDAIALRAESGGLLKVSPEQQSRLQVAYKRWNSNTQIMGVWPEYFEIYNHKVKVGRWFDQGEVQGRRRVAVLGFNLPETLGDTPAELLVGETIQIRGILFEVIGVLEEKGDAAWVRPDDQIFVPQSTAQYRVMGGRDRLNSIYAATETPQELDLAFAEIDRIVRREHRLKMGEDADFNIRNSADLIATFNEANQTMNVLLAGIAAVSLLVGGIGIMNIMLVSVTERTREIGVRKALGATRGGILTQFLVEALFLCIMGGIIGVAAGYGAAEVVTRITSWDTAVAPEAVFIAIGFSAAVGLFFGIWPASRAAILNPIDALRHE; encoded by the coding sequence ATGCTCGTATTTGAGATCATCATGGTTGCGATGAGTGCCGTGCGCGCGAACGTCATGCGCTCGATCCTCACGACTCTGGGAATCGTGATCGGCATCGCTGCCGTGATCACCATGGTCGCGCTCGGAGAGGGCGCTCAACAGCGTGTCGAGCAGCAGATCAGCCGGATGGGTACGAGCATCCTCACGATCCGACCGGGCCAGCAGATGTTCGGGGGCGTCTCGCGAGGAGATGCCGAGCTGTCAATCGAAGACGCCATTGCTCTGCGAGCGGAGTCAGGCGGGCTGCTTAAGGTCTCGCCGGAGCAGCAGTCTCGCCTGCAGGTAGCGTACAAGCGCTGGAACTCGAATACACAGATCATGGGTGTGTGGCCTGAGTACTTTGAGATATACAACCATAAAGTGAAAGTCGGGCGATGGTTCGATCAGGGGGAGGTCCAGGGCCGTCGTCGCGTCGCCGTGCTCGGATTCAACCTGCCCGAAACGCTCGGTGACACACCAGCGGAGCTCCTGGTCGGCGAGACGATTCAGATTCGAGGGATCCTCTTCGAAGTTATTGGTGTGCTTGAGGAGAAGGGGGATGCCGCTTGGGTGCGTCCTGATGATCAGATCTTCGTGCCCCAGTCGACCGCTCAGTACAGGGTCATGGGGGGGCGCGATCGCCTCAACTCGATTTACGCGGCGACCGAAACGCCCCAAGAGCTTGATCTGGCCTTCGCGGAGATCGACCGGATCGTTCGGCGGGAGCATCGCTTGAAGATGGGTGAGGACGCCGACTTCAACATCCGAAACTCCGCCGATTTAATCGCGACGTTCAACGAGGCGAATCAGACGATGAATGTGCTCCTCGCGGGCATCGCCGCTGTGAGCCTTCTCGTCGGGGGCATCGGCATCATGAACATCATGCTGGTCTCCGTGACGGAGCGGACGCGTGAGATTGGGGTGCGAAAAGCCTTGGGTGCCACGCGCGGAGGGATTCTGACGCAATTCCTCGTCGAGGCGCTCTTCCTCTGCATTATGGGTGGGATTATCGGCGTCGCGGCTGGGTACGGCGCGGCTGAGGTTGTGACGCGAATCACTTCATGGGATACCGCCGTCGCGCCGGAAGCGGTGTTCATAGCGATCGGATTCTCGGCCGCGGTCGGGCTGTTTTTTGGAATTTGGCCCGCGAGCCGAGCTGCAATCCTCAACCCGATCGACGCGCTGCGCCACGAGTAA
- a CDS encoding PDZ domain-containing protein, protein MRLSHDTDRILHRALGITLMSALSVLSLASTPVEAVSQSRWTEVEERGWIGISLEVLEDEWGRTESVIIIGVVAGSPADEAGVRPGDRLLAINHLDEARELAELAERLEVYPGDGVVMEVGRAGTKHRVRLTASVRPDDFVPSQVVEVRYAPDMVERWVRAMDSMRVELIRSEGREVEIRSAQRDGTTQRIRIRQASSADPEVTVIAGGSTVQVPFEFFIFRGEEHDSLRQEMVELNQMVTQLELRMGEREEQLRRVGGQGDVHIRQDNEFLRLSSLLNEAALRSSGLETTMAEAARQTAGLEYTIAPSGGQPNVLVPEGGNPRAEFRPLTPYLVGRNRVAGAEVTNIRPELAEYFGVSGGVLVLDVSAGTPAALAGIVPGDVITRLDQVGVRSVEDLRFGISMAGESLPVSLVRQGASVQVLLRR, encoded by the coding sequence ATGCGACTCTCTCACGACACCGACCGGATCCTGCACCGGGCCCTAGGCATCACCCTCATGTCGGCCCTTTCCGTCCTCAGTCTGGCCAGCACTCCGGTCGAGGCTGTTTCACAGAGTCGATGGACCGAGGTTGAAGAGCGCGGCTGGATCGGGATTTCCTTGGAGGTGCTCGAGGACGAATGGGGTCGCACCGAAAGCGTCATCATCATTGGTGTCGTCGCGGGCAGTCCCGCCGATGAAGCGGGTGTCCGGCCGGGAGATCGACTGCTCGCGATCAATCACCTAGATGAGGCTCGGGAGCTTGCGGAGCTTGCCGAACGGCTGGAAGTGTATCCTGGTGACGGCGTAGTCATGGAGGTTGGTCGAGCCGGGACGAAGCACCGGGTACGCCTGACCGCATCTGTGCGCCCCGATGACTTCGTGCCTTCGCAGGTGGTTGAGGTCCGATACGCACCGGACATGGTCGAAAGGTGGGTGCGTGCGATGGACTCGATGAGAGTCGAGTTGATCAGAAGCGAAGGTCGCGAGGTCGAGATTCGATCGGCTCAGCGTGATGGCACAACTCAGAGAATCCGAATCCGGCAGGCCTCGAGTGCGGACCCCGAAGTGACCGTCATCGCCGGAGGCAGCACAGTTCAGGTGCCCTTTGAGTTCTTCATCTTCCGTGGAGAGGAGCACGATTCGCTCCGTCAGGAGATGGTGGAGCTGAATCAGATGGTGACGCAGCTGGAGCTGCGCATGGGCGAACGTGAGGAACAGCTCCGGCGCGTCGGGGGACAGGGCGACGTGCACATCAGGCAGGACAATGAGTTCCTTCGTCTCAGCTCGCTGCTCAATGAGGCCGCGCTGCGGTCCAGTGGCCTCGAGACAACGATGGCAGAGGCCGCACGCCAGACAGCGGGCCTAGAGTACACGATTGCGCCCTCCGGCGGGCAACCCAACGTTCTCGTCCCAGAAGGAGGGAATCCCCGGGCCGAGTTTCGGCCCCTCACACCGTATCTTGTGGGACGGAATCGGGTCGCGGGTGCGGAGGTCACCAACATCCGACCTGAGCTGGCTGAGTACTTCGGTGTGAGCGGTGGCGTCCTCGTGCTGGACGTGTCAGCGGGTACGCCTGCAGCCCTGGCCGGGATCGTGCCGGGTGATGTGATCACGAGGCTCGATCAGGTGGGTGTGCGGTCCGTTGAAGACCTGCGCTTCGGCATCTCGATGGCCGGAGAATCCCTTCCAGTTTCGCTAGTTCGTCAGGGCGCCAGCGTCCAGGTGCTACTCAGGCGTTAG